Genomic DNA from Salvia miltiorrhiza cultivar Shanhuang (shh) chromosome 1, IMPLAD_Smil_shh, whole genome shotgun sequence:
GATGCCGTCCCTCCCTTCTTGGATCCGCTTCTCTCGGATCAAGACATTGTGAGTGGAGTGAGTTTCGCGTCTGCAGGCTCCGGCTATGATGATCTAACCACGTCTTTCTCTCGAGTCATTCCCATGTCGAGGCAGTTGGATTACTTGAACGACTACGTTGAGAGGCTGCACACAATTGTTGGCGAAAGAGAAGCTGCAAACATACTCAATAGAGCTCTGGTTATTGTGAGTGCTGGAACTAACGACTTCACCTTTAATTTCTATGATTTCCCCACTAGGAGGCTTCAGTTCACCGTCTCCCAATACCAAAACTTCCTGCACGCTAAACTGCAGAGCTTCATTAAGGTGCTGTACGACGTTGGGTGTCGTAAGATGGTGGTGTCGGGGCTCCCCCCGATAGGGTGTCTGCCAATACAGATGACAGTAAAATCTCCTCTGCGGAGGAGCTGCTGTCAAAGGGAGAACCAAGACGCTGAGGCTTATAACGACAAGCTTCGGAAGGTGCTGTCCCAAATGGAGATGGAGCTTGCAGGAAGCAGAATACTCTATGCGGACGTCTACAATCCTATCATCAACATGATCAACAACCCACTAAAATATGGTTAGCTTGCTCTGCTTTCAATATCTATGCTCATCAAAATGTAAATGCTAAAGATGGTTGGTTGGTTGGTGGTGAAGACTTTGCAGAGACTACGAGAGGCTGCTGCGGCACTGGATTACTAGAAGCCGGACCTCTCTGCACTCCGTTGGGAGGCATCTGCGTTGATCCTTCGCGCTATCTATTCTGGGACAGCATTCATCCTACTGAATCAACCTACCagattctatctcagaaactAGCTCACACTTTGATTCCAAACATCTCTTGATTTTATTCACCATACTTATATCTGTGTTTCAACATCACTTGTTGCATTGGATATTTGAGCAAACTatataaatcatatatatatatatctcaaaaaTATACATGTGATGATGTGATGCAAGTCACGAAAAAAGAATGTACAGGCGATGAAAACAGACACAAAGCAAATCTCACTTCCTTCCAGTTCCAGCAGCAGTCCCTTGGAACAAGGCCGTGATCCGCGTCTCAATGTCATCAAGGCTATACCTAATGTGCCTATCCGCGTGCTTCCCCACATCAGCAAAGGCGTGCAGTCTCCCAATGAAGTTGCGGTATGCTGGAGACAAGTGCCCCGACACCGAGATCTTCAGCTCCTCCTTGAGTTGCTCGTCGAAGATCACCCACGACGACTGGCTCCTGCACGTCTCCTCAAAGCTTGCGTTGAACAACTTCAGCTGATCCCTCAGACCCTTGGCTGACGAGTTCTGATCAACCTTCAGATAGCTCAGAAGCTTCCCCCAACAGCTCCGTTGATACTTTACATGAAACTGCCTCACTTTCGCCATGTTTTTCCTGATCCAATCGTCGCCCAGCAGCGCTCCCAGCTCGTTATCCCTCACCTTCTGCACCATGTAACGCCCGTTGTTCATCATGAAAACACAGCTCAGTGCAGCATCTTTGTAAACCCTAGACTTCGCCTCCAAACTAGTTTCCAATAACTCCATGATCCACGCCAACTGTGCTGTCAGAGACGACGACGAAGCCATATCTCCCTTTCCGTAATCAGCATCACCACTTTCCTCGAACACCTGCTCTAATGTCAGCCGCGACCTACACGCAGCGCGGAGGTAATTCATCACGTAGCGAGTGATCGGATGTAATCCGCCGCCGGGGACTGCTGACTTGGCCGGATCGCGGCGGATCAGATTCTCGAGCTCCAAAAATATGCCCCTAATAACCTCCCCTAATCTCTTCCAAACAGTCACGGCTTCATTCCTCAACGGCAAACAACAATCATCGAGAAACAGCAGCTCGAATTCAGGCATCAGATCCCTAATTGTTTCGTAAACATCCAGCACCTTGAATAACCGCTCCGGCGACCGGCTGCTGATCGCCACCGCGTCTGCGAAATTCAATAGCTGAATAATCGAGCCCCTGCATACCTCGATGAAGGAGAGGTCAGCATCCGATGGAAAACCGGAGAAAATGCTGTCACAGAGGCGGCGCTCGCTGGGGAGAAGGACACGGAGAGTGACGTTGATCGCTTTAATCCATCTTTCAATCTCATCTTCCAGCTGAGTCCACGGCATTCTCTGCACCTCGTCGATGCTCAGCTTCGGCAGCCCCAGCCGCGACAGGCTCTGCTCTAAAAACTCCCGCCGGCACGCGCCATACGCGGCGCAGCACTCCTTCTCGTACCCCGCCGCCGCCATCCGCTTCGCGATCTCGTGCAGATCGCCCACCGTCCCCGGCGGGAGCGCTTCGATTAAGAAGTCGTAATCGGCCACCGGCTGCGCCACGGGGATCGACTCGTCCTCGACGGAGCCGTCGTCGTCCTCGTCGGAGTAATCGGGATGCTGGCGGGTCGAGTCGGTCGAGCCGCCGCCGCTCTCGAGCAGCGCTCTGAACTCGTCCTCCATGCGCAGCATCGTCTGCTGCAGCAAATCCTCGGCGCGGGCGACGCGCTTGTTGCCGGCGAGGGGAGCCCAATCGCGGACGGCGGCTATCAATTGGTCAACGGCGTGGAGGAAGGAGGCGACATCAACCGAATTGGACCAAATCGGCGCGTCGAGGGAGATGTAGCGGGAGAGGCGGCGGTCGAGGGACTTGAGCGTCTGGTCGATGCCGTCGTCGGAGAGCTTCTCGCGCAGTCTGCCGTCGAAGTTGCTGAAAATCTTGAGAATATCGTCGGTCATAGAGTCGGTGTGGCCAAGGGTTTTAGCGATGTGGCGAGCTACCGCTATGAGCTTCTCCTCGCCGTTGTCCGCCATGAGAGATATGGATGGATTATTCCAGATTGGAGATGTGGAAGTGAAGTAAATCCAAGTGTGATGGGAAGATTAGGGCATGGAAATGTGATGGGCGCCGTCGCGGAAGGTGGGAAAGGAGGAAATGGGCCCAGAGATAAGTCATCGGAAAAACGCGGTTTCTTCAAGTGTGAACGAGAGCCACGACTGACTGGTAAATCCATATAAAATATTACTACTGTTTAAATACAATTCATTCAAGAAAATGACTGGACCTAAGAAAAAGGATCAAATTTGGTGGTTGGAAGTTGGAAATTGGTGCTTCTTCAGTTATAACCCATTCCGCGCtttcgtaattaaaaaaaacttcCGGTTTACTAAAGATTTTTAGGTGTTTGATGGAATAGGAAATGGGAAGTTGGTTGGTAAATTGCCAAAAGATATCATTATTATGATTTTGTTTTGTGTATACTACTTTTAATTATGCTTTGGTAATAACCCCGAGGCACTGAGGCACCGTTTTTGGTAATtattgggtttttttttttttttttttttttttataaaaccaTGATAACACTGAATATGTAGTAGATAAATAAAAGAGAATTAAATATTGTAAAGAATAttaagagcatcaacaacggCGGGTGCAATGGCGGGATCGAACCCGGTCTATCGCACCCGCCGGCGTTGCtgcacccgggtgcaatggGGTGGGGCGATGGAACGCACCAGCAACAAAcgggagcgaaggagggggcaTGTTGACACGCGTCCCttttcaaaccaaaaaaaaaaaaaaataggaaaattgaaaaaaaaaattaaaatttaaataaatcggCAGAAGCCGTTTTTTTTCTTACCGTTGACATCTATTtgttgccttttttttttttttttaattcttagcacctatatatatatatatcaacaaatACCAAAAACATTCATCATtctcctcattttcttcttcatcttctacttatattatttcaacaaatagcaatgaaaggcgattggagcaactattggcgtgaccaccctcaaaatccatcccccggcgaatcaaatgcttccaggcaaggattctcgccgttcacgcaagaatcgaaTGCCTTTCAAGCGGCGGCCACCAATTTGAACCCCCGCTTTGCCGCCGTTGCCAACCccgacgtggaggagattgcttctatgccgGCTAGCACCAAACGTAGCAACTATTATCCGCCAGAAACGGTGCTAATTTGCCGTTTGTATCTCGAGCACACCCACGACTCTGTGGTGGGTGTCGACCAAAAAGGGGCGAAGTTTTGGGGCTCCCTCTGCACCCAATACAACGCTGAAAGGCCCCAAGGATCTATTTCACGCGACGTCacgcaaatcaaatctcactttcaacgGGTGGTGAAGGATTCGAAGAGGTTTGaggccatgcacaaaaaatgTCACGATCAATGGAAATCAAGCATGAGTGATGGTCAAATCACGGAGCAAGCAGAGGCAATGTGGCTAGCCGAGTTCCGTGTGCCGTTCCGGTATCCGCATGCATGGAAGATCTTGCGCGAGTCCAAGAAATTTGCAAGTCTCGGCGAGGATGTCCACTCCGATGTCCATTCAGACAAACGATCCAAGGGCTCCGACGGTCTTGCCACAACGACTTCTAGCGACGCGAGTATCTCCACCCGGCCCCAAAGGCAAAAGGCGGCCAAGAGAGACAAACGgaaaggcaagaaaaaggccgaagagacgtcggaggataaccaaaaagctctcgggtacatggcgaatatggtgactgcaatggaaacgttctcccaagttcaacgtgacctcgccgatagcatgttgatgagccgggacacctctcaaatgaatccgGACGAATTGGCGTTTCACATGTGCAAGGTGGCGGAGATGAAGCAACGAAACAACATCAGctagatttttaggattttttattttatgtttgttttaatttaagtaatttaagattttaatttcttgtattgcaactttaattcaatcaatgtaggatttgaatttgaattcaatgaaattttaatttatcaattattgtaaatttaaaatggaaactagaataaaactatatcaaaaataaaattaaattcattgcacccaagtgggtgcaataccattgctgGAGTGGGTGCAGGGATGTTGATGCTCTAAGAAGGGCAAAGGATTCAAATATGTTTCTCTATTTTTACCtaaaaaaagtactccctccgtcccaaacgaaatgtcctgttttcctttttgggttgtcctaaacaaaatgtcatgtttccttttttggcaatacacgctctctctatacttaatatttaaataattttcatcaacccactttatctactttatacacatttcttaatctccgtgccgaaaagtctatacttaatatttaaataatttccaccaacccactttatctactttatacacatttcttaatctccgtgccgaaaagaaattggacatttcatttgggacggagggaataatataTAAGATCATGGAACCCGTTACTTAAACATTATAGGCATATTACCTCTAAAAAAAACGAGATAGGCTTATTTGATATTTATTTCTCTTACAAGAATTATCCATTTAAATTATAGTACTTCGttagataaaaaagaaaaaatgggtaGATTTTGTCATTTTTCACTTACaacattaaaaagaaaaaaagggcaGATTTTGTCATTTTTCACTTACAACATTATAAATAATGTAAGCTCATTTCTTCACTCACAACATATTACTCCCTTGTTCACCAAACGTATGATATTGTTATCATTTTTAACGTCATTACGTTCATTAAAAggacgtttactttgcatgattgataaaatgcatGGTTGAGTACTTTTTATCCTAAAGAATATGATTTCTTTGATCTCATACTTTCAGTGGGATGAGAAttaagcaaaactagcttaaatgatataaataattaagGATTTGGAAAAAACTCAAactttcaatccatcaaagtaaataaaagattaaccttactatttttatctaccAAGACTAATCTTTCAAAGTAATCATCCtctaaattataatattttactttttaggATATGACcacatattttattcttattttttttttatctttacaaatatcatttatttacaaaaaatcacTCATGTCCTCCTCCCCTTCCCCCATCACTTAGTTCAACTTAATTCAACatcaaccactcattttataaaataattataaaatcattATTCcattacataaaattcataaaatattaCATTAAAATTTATGCCGAACTAAGTTGCCATAGTTCTCATGAACGAAGAAAGTATCAATTAATATTCTTAAAAACACACATTTCCGGGTGGATGATTAAGCATACCTATTTCTCATAGAATAATTCTATCCAtgtaaatctatatataatgtAGAAGTGAAGTTATTTTACCtctaatttttctctctcttaattttttttcaccAAATTCTCTCTtactttttttctattttgattctttttaaaaaatcattaacttcgaatcatgaaaaaatatttgaatgttaaattaaagattatagAAGATATTTAATTCGATGTAGAAAATATTATAAgtaatgaatttgaaataaataagttataatcGTTTGAagtgttaaaattaatttttgtttgctctcatttatctctaatgttgaacatcatactctttatttaattttgttttcatttgttattgaaaaaataagtagatgtcattttcttttcctttctaaaaaatttacatgattgtttaattataattattctaaatttagatattttaaagtatagtaatttttaatgcaattaaggagaagaaaatagtattaattttaatgtcaatttgtaaataaaaaatgagttatatatatgttataattataatttattaaattattatataaatttatttcattatgtatatgaattacttatttatttatataaatatacatgtttttatatttttttacaatattcatatttttcttatttttttaattaattttcggCTAATAATAATACATTTTTGATTTTTAAGAGCctaaaattgttatattaaatgacggttattaatttttattatattgatGATTTAGTGTTTTTGTCCACTTTCAATatactcaataatttttttttcttaaaattcgtatcatTCTTTCTTAAGAATTTTTTTCATGGACGTTGAGAgtaatattttgataattttacaaattttttgtttaaataaaacatatcacataataaataatactataaatacaaaatacatTTGTTGGACCAACTAGTATGGACCCTACAAGCACTCTTTGGTTGAACAAAACTTGTACAGAACTATATTCATTGACTCCACTTGCACACACCCTTAATTACGCCACCGCTAGGATTGGTTTCAATTGTCTTTTCAAAGAACTATCGTATGAACTGATTTACGAGACGAAAATCTCTACTACATTTGTGTATTTTAatcttcttcattctttctacattttcaatattttatatattttttttaagagaattacttttaatttttttttcaaaatctcCGCTACATTCTTAATTTCTACaataatgagacggagggaataatttattccactaaaTTGACTTACTCATTTATTGTCAACGATGAGATAAAACTTGTATTTAGACATATCGAACTCTCGTATTCAAGATATCCAACGTccattaattatttaaagtttctGTCAGCTTATATtagataatttttattaatccttaagtagtactattattgcacctgaacttaatcaacctacaGGGTTTAGTGCAATAAACTTTTTGATGAGTTCGTTTATTATAACCTTTGATTAAAAGCGGAGTGATTCACCTGTAGTATGCGAAAGATCGAGAGAGAGGTGAAGATAGTGAAAAGCAAAAGAGAAGATGTTATATTACTGAGAGCGTGTCCTTACAATGGAGAATGTGTTCCCCATTTATAAAAGTTTACAATGGGGGCAAATAAGTCAATTCATATTTGGTACGAGCCCTAAGTTAGTTGAGAAGATTCTTCAGTAAAAGTTGTCAGTAATTCGTACGTCCTCAGCCATGATCCAGCGCGGACACTCTTCAGCTCCGGGATTCCCTCCATGGGTGCGTCAGCCCCGTCCGATGGAGCGAGTCATCTCTTCTCTGTTCGTCCCAGCTCTGACATCCGTTCCGTGTGGTGTTCCTCTGGTTGGTTCAGCTCTGGTTTCTTCTATAACAGAATTCCCTCAttcttgttggatttgtatactgaaagcaagaacgttttatgcttgtatacaatgtttcctaagttcactatctaatctcctatctgattgtattcatgattgcatatgtatgttctttatctctatataagtagattatatggtgtgttgtagatcacagaagaccatataattggaataaccttaagagatataatatgatcacagccgaaataactctaggacaaattattggtttaggctgcagtatagatggaagtagtttatcttggctacttgtctatactggtacgtcattacgtattgataggaccacagttgagatgtattcttctatctgacttaagtgaagaatcaagatctcggtgacttataagatcttaatactaataagtattcagatacatatgttaattcgtatatcactttgacttactatgggtgaaagttatatactaactcgagtactctgtatcttgggtgatagcggttaatatatgatatttgattatctgtattagtacccgtatccggtataggataatgacatccccttaaggagctcaataaggtttattgcgctaaaccctgcaggttgattaagttcaggcgcaataataaagtttgagtggtactgcttaaggatttataaagagattaattaatttaagctgtcagagctctaattaattaatggatgtcggatattttaaatacggagatttaataagtctaaatacaagcccccgactcatcaccggcaataaaggggtaagtcagtatcggttctctagtggaatgaactgatatttataaattaattatggtctgggctgaccatgaagggttatatacttaaagcaacacttttatgcttgtatatattgataccttattcactactattttcctatctgaattattgttattgcataatcctattatagtccaatttatcttatattatagattatatggtgtgttgtagatcacagaagatcatataattggaaaaagttgagatataaattgagttcacaatcgaggcaactatggacg
This window encodes:
- the LOC131006621 gene encoding GDSL esterase/lipase At1g06990-like; translated protein: MVPAALLALLITFTFTAALGNPTPKFPAILAFGDSTVDTGNNNYIFTPFKGNHRPYGHNFPGAVPTGRFSNGRLVPDILASMLGLKDAVPPFLDPLLSDQDIVSGVSFASAGSGYDDLTTSFSRVIPMSRQLDYLNDYVERLHTIVGEREAANILNRALVIVSAGTNDFTFNFYDFPTRRLQFTVSQYQNFLHAKLQSFIKVLYDVGCRKMVVSGLPPIGCLPIQMTVKSPLRRSCCQRENQDAEAYNDKLRKVLSQMEMELAGSRILYADVYNPIINMINNPLKYDFAETTRGCCGTGLLEAGPLCTPLGGICVDPSRYLFWDSIHPTESTYQILSQKLAHTLIPNIS
- the LOC131006619 gene encoding exocyst complex component EXO70B1-like encodes the protein MADNGEEKLIAVARHIAKTLGHTDSMTDDILKIFSNFDGRLREKLSDDGIDQTLKSLDRRLSRYISLDAPIWSNSVDVASFLHAVDQLIAAVRDWAPLAGNKRVARAEDLLQQTMLRMEDEFRALLESGGGSTDSTRQHPDYSDEDDDGSVEDESIPVAQPVADYDFLIEALPPGTVGDLHEIAKRMAAAGYEKECCAAYGACRREFLEQSLSRLGLPKLSIDEVQRMPWTQLEDEIERWIKAINVTLRVLLPSERRLCDSIFSGFPSDADLSFIEVCRGSIIQLLNFADAVAISSRSPERLFKVLDVYETIRDLMPEFELLFLDDCCLPLRNEAVTVWKRLGEVIRGIFLELENLIRRDPAKSAVPGGGLHPITRYVMNYLRAACRSRLTLEQVFEESGDADYGKGDMASSSSLTAQLAWIMELLETSLEAKSRVYKDAALSCVFMMNNGRYMVQKVRDNELGALLGDDWIRKNMAKVRQFHVKYQRSCWGKLLSYLKVDQNSSAKGLRDQLKLFNASFEETCRSQSSWVIFDEQLKEELKISVSGHLSPAYRNFIGRLHAFADVGKHADRHIRYSLDDIETRITALFQGTAAGTGRK